Proteins found in one Maridesulfovibrio sp. genomic segment:
- a CDS encoding SgcJ/EcaC family oxidoreductase, which produces MEKHPVEIQIEKADKAIVAEDFDTLVNIYTENAVLVIEPGRTVQGREAIRKAFEAIAKYFTNGLQVKQNGMNILESGDTALVLANTIVSAPNLPETERKAVYVFNKTQDGTWLCSIDNSYGHDII; this is translated from the coding sequence TTGGAAAAACATCCAGTTGAAATCCAGATAGAAAAAGCTGATAAGGCAATAGTTGCAGAAGATTTTGACACCTTGGTTAATATCTACACCGAAAACGCAGTACTTGTGATTGAACCCGGCAGAACAGTCCAAGGCAGAGAGGCTATCCGCAAAGCTTTTGAAGCAATTGCCAAATACTTTACAAACGGACTTCAGGTTAAGCAGAATGGAATGAATATTCTTGAATCCGGAGATACGGCTCTGGTACTTGCCAACACAATTGTTTCTGCTCCTAATTTGCCTGAGACTGAACGCAAGGCGGTATACGTTTTCAACAAAACTCAAGACGGCACATGGCTGTGCTCCATAGACAATTCCTATGGGCATGACATCATATAA
- a CDS encoding type II toxin-antitoxin system RelE/ParE family toxin, which produces MSYSVIFSPEAEEQLVGLYRYVAKAASSETAKEFTDAIIKHCEELKSFPQRGTLREDIRPGLRITHFKKRTIIAFAIMDENVVILSIYYGGQNFEEKLNDDAQL; this is translated from the coding sequence ATGTCCTACTCAGTAATTTTCTCACCGGAAGCAGAAGAGCAGCTTGTCGGATTATACCGATATGTTGCCAAAGCCGCATCATCCGAAACTGCAAAAGAATTTACAGATGCCATTATCAAACATTGCGAAGAGTTAAAATCTTTTCCGCAACGAGGAACATTACGTGAAGACATCCGCCCCGGCCTGAGAATTACTCATTTCAAAAAACGTACAATTATTGCGTTCGCTATTATGGACGAAAATGTTGTCATTCTCAGCATCTACTATGGCGGTCAAAACTTTGAAGAAAAGCTCAATGATGATGCGCAACTATGA
- a CDS encoding type II toxin-antitoxin system ParD family antitoxin, whose translation MRSTKQMSITLPHEMAQLVKEKVAKGEYASESEVIRDGLRALLARDRAVEEWLRQQVAPVYDVMKEDKSRGRSLDQVRAKLSEEHEA comes from the coding sequence ATGAGATCAACAAAACAGATGAGCATTACGCTGCCCCATGAAATGGCGCAGTTGGTAAAAGAAAAAGTTGCCAAAGGCGAATATGCATCTGAAAGCGAAGTTATTCGCGATGGACTAAGGGCTTTGCTGGCACGCGACCGTGCTGTTGAGGAGTGGCTTAGACAACAGGTGGCACCTGTTTACGACGTTATGAAGGAAGATAAATCCCGTGGCAGAAGCCTTGATCAGGTTCGGGCAAAATTATCTGAAGAACATGAAGCGTAG
- a CDS encoding HEPN domain-containing protein: MTETESEKIVELSHEIASKIKKDKVDLYRAKEHVPSLISLYSIPLADSLSMIDGFGLKVYNGAISINHQQMAACILREVLYSSGFDVKAFVEEVSVPRSGGVTYRLLLNSLIYSELDLDESVSVMPLKKMRDAGVVSDHFIDEVRSELHGVMEIIDNYAVLEIRQSVPNLVVQTLEGVEIGVGKTIGRVIEDKCLFFKQMFSLTNSNAIVPLVGWFTYDEKRLNSICPHKPKLYQDQQSMYPVAEKVDWEQIVSLFPNKEAIYQIDKLRSVIERIYLAQSNDRLESKWLDLSIVLEMLCVEGSGDNTYKVSNHMAWFLGKSPEQKNEIRKQVKDFYGIRSNIIHTGRKSAKKKEKSIDYYNQIYNENLSLIQKAIIQIISLGGVPDWTLFSDCNCCLEEYTEYNRINKNN; the protein is encoded by the coding sequence ATGACAGAGACGGAATCTGAAAAGATTGTGGAATTGAGCCATGAAATTGCGAGTAAGATTAAAAAGGACAAGGTTGATCTTTATAGAGCTAAAGAACATGTCCCAAGTCTTATATCTCTGTATTCTATACCATTGGCAGATTCGTTATCGATGATAGATGGATTTGGGTTAAAGGTGTACAATGGTGCTATTTCTATTAATCATCAGCAAATGGCAGCATGCATCCTTCGTGAAGTACTTTACAGTAGTGGTTTTGATGTAAAGGCATTTGTTGAAGAAGTCTCGGTCCCAAGAAGTGGAGGTGTCACATATCGATTACTTCTAAACTCACTTATTTATTCTGAATTAGATCTAGATGAATCAGTATCAGTAATGCCATTGAAGAAAATGCGTGATGCTGGGGTTGTCAGTGATCACTTTATTGACGAGGTTCGGTCTGAATTACATGGTGTAATGGAAATAATTGATAATTACGCTGTTTTGGAAATTAGGCAGAGTGTTCCCAATTTGGTTGTCCAGACATTAGAGGGAGTGGAGATTGGTGTTGGCAAAACTATAGGACGTGTGATTGAAGATAAGTGTTTGTTTTTCAAGCAGATGTTTTCTTTGACCAATAGTAATGCGATTGTTCCATTAGTCGGTTGGTTTACTTATGATGAAAAACGATTGAATAGTATTTGCCCACATAAACCTAAATTATATCAAGATCAGCAGTCAATGTACCCCGTAGCTGAAAAAGTTGACTGGGAACAGATAGTTAGCCTTTTTCCAAATAAAGAAGCAATCTATCAAATAGATAAGTTGCGAAGCGTGATTGAGAGAATCTATTTGGCTCAAAGTAATGATCGCCTTGAAAGTAAATGGCTTGACCTGTCAATAGTACTTGAGATGCTTTGTGTCGAAGGATCGGGAGACAATACATACAAAGTTTCCAATCATATGGCTTGGTTTTTAGGGAAATCTCCTGAACAAAAAAATGAGATAAGAAAACAGGTAAAGGATTTCTACGGCATTAGAAGTAATATAATTCACACAGGTAGAAAATCAGCTAAGAAAAAAGAAAAGAGTATAGATTATTATAATCAAATATATAATGAAAACTTATCATTAATTCAAAAAGCAATAATACAAATTATTTCTCTTGGAGGGGTCCCAGATTGGACTCTGTTTAGCGATTGTAATTGTTGTTTGGAAGAGTACACCGAGTACAATAGAATAAATAAAAACAATTGA
- a CDS encoding Maf family protein: protein MSIYRTVKPLILGSGSPRRKDLLHSAGLKFEIKPATCDEPAPLHGQDPEDYAIKMAELKAENVAANNPGNYVLGSDTIVVRDNDILGKPVDREDAYRMVKSLCGRNHKVISGCALISPEGEKTSYAVSTEVEFIDFNEAAVRAYAATGEPDDKAGAYAIQGQGAFLVKGICGSYTNVVGLPLAKVIETLVSYGVIIPGDG from the coding sequence ATGAGCATATACAGAACCGTTAAACCGCTGATACTTGGCTCAGGCTCTCCGCGCCGCAAAGACCTGCTGCATTCCGCCGGACTTAAATTTGAAATCAAACCAGCAACATGCGACGAACCCGCCCCCCTTCACGGACAGGACCCCGAGGACTACGCAATTAAAATGGCGGAACTTAAAGCCGAAAACGTCGCTGCCAATAATCCCGGAAACTATGTGCTGGGCTCGGACACAATCGTTGTTCGCGATAACGATATTCTCGGAAAACCAGTTGACCGCGAAGATGCATACCGAATGGTAAAATCCCTATGCGGTCGAAACCACAAAGTAATCAGCGGATGTGCCCTGATCTCCCCCGAAGGAGAAAAGACAAGTTACGCGGTATCAACGGAAGTAGAATTCATTGATTTCAACGAAGCGGCAGTCCGCGCTTACGCCGCCACCGGGGAACCGGACGACAAAGCCGGAGCATACGCCATTCAGGGTCAGGGAGCCTTTCTGGTAAAAGGTATCTGCGGATCATACACCAACGTGGTTGGTCTGCCCTTGGCGAAAGTGATAGAAACCTTAGTATCTTACGGAGTTATCATTCCGGGGGATGGGTAA
- a CDS encoding MBL fold metallo-hydrolase, translated as MKVCIWGARGSLSATFNAERARAKVKAALEIAVEKGIDSTTNLDDFIDNELPFPVRASYGTNTPCIQVEGQGDDYIICDCGTGLRDLGNKIMAERHGAPGAHFHIFMSHLHWDHIQGFPFFVPAYIPGNRISFYGGHPNIKNVLETQQSEPCFPVHFENLSAEIDFTRLKSGQKIEVAGVSIEVKAQYHPGGSFGYRFEKDGKSAVYSTDCEHKSATALTDKGFVKFFNEADLLIMDAQYSFAEANSIKEDWGHSNNIIAVELSGMAKVKTLCLFHQEPVLDDFQLQKFLEDTNEFSQLAEFRPENIIMAQDGLCIDL; from the coding sequence ATGAAGGTATGCATCTGGGGCGCACGAGGGTCCCTGTCTGCCACGTTCAATGCTGAAAGGGCAAGAGCTAAAGTCAAAGCCGCGCTTGAGATAGCTGTTGAAAAGGGTATCGATTCAACAACGAATCTTGATGATTTTATTGACAATGAACTTCCTTTTCCTGTCCGAGCTTCCTACGGGACCAACACTCCTTGTATCCAAGTGGAAGGACAGGGGGATGATTACATTATCTGCGACTGTGGAACCGGACTGCGAGATCTCGGCAATAAGATCATGGCCGAAAGGCATGGAGCTCCGGGCGCACATTTTCATATTTTCATGTCTCATCTGCATTGGGACCACATTCAGGGTTTCCCGTTTTTTGTTCCGGCCTATATACCCGGCAACAGAATTTCCTTTTATGGGGGACATCCAAATATAAAAAATGTTCTTGAAACCCAGCAGAGTGAACCATGCTTCCCGGTTCATTTTGAAAATCTATCAGCGGAAATTGATTTCACTCGTTTGAAAAGCGGTCAGAAAATTGAAGTGGCCGGAGTCAGCATCGAAGTCAAGGCGCAGTATCATCCGGGCGGATCATTCGGTTATCGTTTTGAAAAAGACGGCAAGTCCGCTGTCTATTCAACTGATTGCGAGCATAAAAGCGCCACGGCCCTCACAGATAAAGGATTTGTAAAGTTCTTCAATGAGGCTGACCTTTTGATAATGGATGCCCAGTATTCCTTTGCCGAAGCGAATTCCATCAAGGAGGACTGGGGGCATTCCAATAATATTATCGCGGTTGAACTTTCCGGCATGGCCAAGGTTAAAACTCTCTGCCTGTTCCATCAGGAGCCTGTGCTGGATGATTTTCAATTGCAGAAATTTTTGGAAGATACGAACGAATTTTCTCAGCTTGCCGAATTCAGGCCTGAAAATATAATCATGGCGCAGGATGGCTTGTGTATTGATCTTTAA
- a CDS encoding OmpA family protein translates to MKFDDLKNELDLMEFNSGDADTSGMNGWAVPWSDLMMVMFVLFVVLFIYSQSKENIKVIFEGNAQSQVAVNPTDELIEMISFHREAMSSSARVIMSPEDVLYRSDDGAVSMREENGELKIVMRGSAFFAPGRSSLEPKTRQYLAEVADVLKTSNHAIHIVGHTDDSDAARAGKDSLFELSATRAARVAAYLINQKAIDPVRIIVSGRGGSAPELPDDMGKVEGNNRRVEIVVINTDVKSQ, encoded by the coding sequence ATGAAATTCGATGATCTGAAAAATGAACTTGACCTGATGGAATTTAATTCAGGGGACGCGGATACTTCCGGCATGAACGGCTGGGCTGTTCCATGGTCCGACCTGATGATGGTTATGTTCGTGCTGTTTGTAGTTCTGTTTATTTACAGCCAGTCCAAAGAAAATATTAAAGTTATTTTCGAGGGTAACGCCCAGTCACAGGTGGCGGTCAACCCTACTGACGAACTTATAGAGATGATATCATTCCACCGTGAGGCCATGTCCAGTTCCGCAAGGGTGATTATGAGTCCTGAAGACGTGCTTTACCGTAGCGATGACGGCGCGGTCAGCATGAGAGAGGAAAACGGTGAGCTTAAAATAGTCATGCGCGGAAGTGCCTTCTTCGCTCCCGGCAGGAGCAGCCTTGAGCCAAAGACCCGTCAATATCTTGCTGAAGTTGCAGATGTTCTTAAAACCAGCAATCACGCCATTCATATAGTCGGTCATACAGATGATTCAGATGCTGCAAGAGCCGGCAAGGATTCCCTTTTTGAACTTTCCGCGACACGGGCAGCACGGGTTGCCGCCTATCTGATAAATCAAAAAGCAATCGATCCGGTCCGCATCATTGTCAGCGGGCGTGGCGGGTCTGCCCCGGAATTACCTGATGATATGGGTAAAGTAGAGGGCAACAACCGCAGGGTCGAAATTGTAGTTATCAATACTGATGTCAAATCCCAGTAA
- a CDS encoding MotA/TolQ/ExbB proton channel family protein: MNKKNLIGVVVAAAIFAGSFWLSGGIALYWNTAALAIVLSGLAVAVLLSYPVEQIRESFRIVQDAYSTRLATHEEIVETLLDLSVRSKMDGMLSLEKAGEKTTSSFLRNALMLLVDNFDESEIKDCLKTEMSFFNMRRSESERVFQSMARFAPAFGVAGSVIGLIGLLMGIDNPAMILKHIPVAFISTLYGVIFSNMIFAPMAETVRCRTRNELINQKMILDGVIAIKKEQNPYKLERKLGAFLDADDREEKAEALRNITRKYIKMRRDEKQSKDKILHEVPLVKAKAS, from the coding sequence ATGAATAAGAAAAATTTAATCGGTGTCGTAGTGGCAGCTGCAATTTTCGCAGGCAGCTTTTGGCTCAGCGGAGGCATTGCTCTTTACTGGAATACGGCAGCTCTGGCCATTGTGCTTTCAGGTCTGGCTGTGGCTGTGCTTCTCAGCTATCCTGTTGAGCAGATACGCGAATCTTTCAGGATTGTTCAGGATGCGTATTCAACCCGGCTGGCAACGCACGAGGAAATAGTTGAAACTCTGCTGGATCTGAGTGTGCGGTCTAAAATGGACGGTATGCTTTCCCTTGAAAAAGCCGGGGAAAAAACAACCAGCTCCTTCCTGCGCAACGCGCTTATGCTTTTAGTGGATAATTTTGACGAATCCGAAATCAAGGATTGCCTTAAAACTGAAATGTCATTCTTCAATATGCGCCGCAGTGAATCCGAAAGGGTTTTTCAGTCCATGGCCCGCTTTGCGCCCGCTTTCGGTGTGGCCGGTTCTGTAATCGGACTTATCGGTCTGCTGATGGGCATTGATAATCCGGCGATGATTCTCAAGCACATCCCGGTTGCTTTTATCTCGACTCTATACGGAGTAATATTCAGTAACATGATTTTTGCGCCCATGGCTGAAACCGTTCGTTGCCGGACCCGCAACGAGCTGATCAACCAGAAAATGATCCTCGACGGTGTGATCGCCATCAAAAAGGAACAGAATCCTTATAAGCTGGAAAGAAAGCTTGGAGCTTTCCTTGATGCCGATGATCGTGAGGAAAAGGCTGAAGCCCTTAGAAATATCACCCGTAAGTACATTAAGATGCGCAGGGACGAGAAGCAGTCCAAGGATAAGATCCTGCACGAAGTCCCTTTGGTTAAGGCCAAGGCCTCCTAA
- a CDS encoding glucokinase — MGLVLAVDIGGTNSRFAAFESGPGRKLIMKETVWLSSVEAQSFDHLMEMLAESDFSYVPADFEVTVIAVAGPVVGGVYCNVTNVDWDVDFRDGYKKYGFQAAVLINDFVAQAYACRTPAVECCRVIHEAQVSPTGTVGVIGAGTGLGHCALVPVPVSELGYVPVPSEAGHISFPCQTADELDFCKFVMDKRKISYCCGDEVLTGRGLNILHLYLTGEDLEPRMVAEKMKQGGTTLDWYARFMARCCRNYAISICATGGLYIAGGIVAKNPFVVEQPVFLEEFLDSSSMGEYLKQIPVFLNDNQESGLYGAALRGVLHI; from the coding sequence ATGGGACTTGTTCTTGCCGTGGATATCGGCGGTACAAACAGCAGATTTGCCGCATTTGAATCCGGTCCGGGCCGCAAGCTTATCATGAAGGAAACAGTCTGGCTTTCCAGTGTGGAGGCGCAAAGTTTTGATCACCTGATGGAAATGCTTGCTGAAAGTGATTTTTCGTATGTTCCCGCTGATTTTGAGGTGACGGTTATCGCCGTTGCCGGGCCGGTTGTGGGCGGCGTTTACTGCAATGTCACCAACGTGGATTGGGATGTAGATTTTCGGGACGGTTATAAAAAATATGGTTTTCAGGCAGCAGTGCTGATTAATGATTTTGTTGCTCAGGCCTATGCCTGCCGTACTCCGGCGGTGGAATGCTGCCGGGTAATTCATGAGGCTCAAGTTTCACCTACCGGAACGGTGGGAGTGATCGGGGCCGGAACAGGCTTGGGACATTGCGCGCTGGTTCCGGTGCCGGTATCCGAGCTTGGTTATGTGCCGGTGCCTTCCGAGGCCGGGCATATCTCTTTTCCCTGCCAGACTGCTGATGAGCTTGATTTCTGCAAATTCGTCATGGACAAACGCAAAATAAGTTACTGTTGCGGTGACGAGGTTCTCACCGGGCGCGGACTGAACATCCTTCATCTCTATCTGACCGGAGAAGATCTGGAGCCGCGCATGGTCGCCGAAAAGATGAAGCAGGGCGGTACTACTCTTGATTGGTATGCCCGTTTTATGGCCCGTTGCTGCCGCAACTATGCCATTTCTATCTGTGCTACAGGCGGACTTTATATCGCCGGTGGTATTGTCGCCAAGAATCCTTTCGTGGTTGAACAGCCTGTGTTTTTAGAAGAATTTCTCGATTCCAGCTCTATGGGTGAGTACCTGAAACAAATTCCGGTGTTCCTGAACGACAATCAGGAAAGCGGGCTTTATGGAGCGGCTCTACGGGGAGTTTTGCATATTTAA
- a CDS encoding FAD-dependent oxidoreductase: protein MSEFDYDLGIIGGGAAGLTIAAGAAQLGVKVLLIDKADKLGGDCLHYGCVPSKTLIRSARVRHLMGRAGDFGLPEVNLPPVDYSRITERISGVIEEIQVHDSVERFNSLGVEVRFGQACFVDPHCVSLGGDKLSARSWVVATGSSPFVPPIKGLAETPYLTNVDVFSLTELPESLIVLGGGPIAVEMAQSFQRLGTDVTVIQRSNQILSREDDDMAGYVMQGMVDDGVRFILGSTIDKVQKITGGIEVCLESGGRDLSVKGSQLLVAMGRRSNVAGLGLEDIGVEFERGSVAVDARMRTSVPNVFAAGDVTGKYLFTHAAGYEGGIVVSNAVFHLPRKADYKWLPWCTYTDPELASVGINEKAAQQAGLEYRTVIEDFSASDRALAEGEGRGRIKLLLSKRGKPLGCQIAAVHAGELLSEWVAAVNGKVGLATLAGAVHPYPTLSEMNKKVAGTLLGEKLFSDRVRKILRLLFSYRG from the coding sequence GTGTCCGAATTTGATTATGACCTAGGCATTATAGGCGGAGGAGCGGCAGGGCTGACTATCGCTGCCGGAGCCGCTCAGCTGGGCGTGAAAGTGCTGCTGATTGATAAAGCGGACAAGCTGGGTGGAGATTGCCTGCATTACGGCTGCGTGCCCAGCAAAACCCTGATCCGCAGCGCACGGGTGCGACATTTAATGGGCCGGGCAGGTGATTTCGGGTTGCCGGAAGTTAATCTGCCTCCGGTTGATTATTCCCGTATCACGGAGCGCATAAGCGGGGTCATAGAGGAAATTCAAGTCCATGATTCCGTGGAGCGGTTTAATTCTCTCGGTGTTGAGGTCCGATTCGGGCAGGCCTGTTTTGTTGATCCTCATTGTGTCTCATTGGGCGGGGATAAGCTCTCAGCCCGTTCATGGGTAGTGGCTACCGGTTCTTCTCCTTTTGTCCCGCCGATAAAAGGATTAGCGGAAACTCCTTATTTAACCAATGTGGATGTCTTTTCCCTCACCGAACTCCCGGAGTCGTTGATCGTCCTCGGCGGAGGCCCTATTGCCGTTGAAATGGCCCAGTCGTTTCAGAGGCTGGGGACTGACGTGACTGTTATCCAGCGCAGCAATCAGATTTTGAGCCGGGAAGATGATGATATGGCCGGATACGTCATGCAGGGCATGGTTGATGACGGGGTGCGTTTTATTCTCGGGTCGACAATTGATAAGGTGCAAAAAATCACCGGCGGAATTGAGGTCTGTCTGGAGTCAGGAGGAAGGGATTTAAGCGTTAAAGGTTCGCAGCTTCTGGTCGCCATGGGCCGCAGGTCCAATGTGGCCGGGCTGGGGCTTGAGGATATAGGTGTTGAGTTTGAGCGCGGCTCTGTCGCGGTGGATGCGAGAATGCGCACTTCCGTTCCGAATGTCTTTGCCGCCGGAGATGTGACCGGTAAATATCTTTTTACTCACGCTGCCGGATACGAGGGCGGTATCGTGGTTTCCAATGCTGTTTTCCATCTTCCGCGCAAGGCTGATTACAAATGGTTGCCGTGGTGTACCTACACCGATCCTGAGCTGGCGAGTGTGGGAATTAATGAGAAAGCGGCGCAGCAGGCAGGGCTGGAATACCGGACGGTAATTGAGGATTTCTCTGCCAGTGACCGTGCTCTGGCCGAAGGGGAGGGGCGCGGTCGTATTAAGCTGCTGCTAAGTAAGAGAGGAAAGCCGCTGGGCTGTCAGATTGCGGCGGTTCATGCCGGGGAATTGCTTTCCGAATGGGTGGCCGCTGTAAACGGAAAAGTCGGGCTGGCAACCCTTGCCGGAGCTGTTCATCCTTATCCCACTTTATCGGAAATGAATAAGAAAGTTGCCGGAACATTGCTTGGCGAAAAGCTTTTTTCGGATCGCGTGCGCAAAATTTTAAGGCTGTTATTTTCCTATCGGGGGTAG
- a CDS encoding BCCT family transporter → MKLPFERIDKPTFFGALALLLSVVFPLLFYPAEGAKWVEIAKSFMTDKLGILYLAIGMSSFFFMVYIVFSDIGQIKLGDQDEEPEFKTGSWAAMLFCGGIGASILYWATIEWAYYIQNPPFQLEPGSTEAVRWAATYGIFHWGPIAWSIYLVPAIPIAYFYYVRKQPALKVSSALMPVLGEARSKGWIGKAIDILFVFGLLGGGATTLGLAAPLIGEGLHNLFGLPKTMPIQLGILLACTALFAYSAYSGMEKGIKVLSNINFWGALGLLAFILVCGPTVFMLETGLDSLGRMLNNFFIMGTWTEPFGGLGNFSDTHFPQHWTIFYWAWWLVFAPSMGLFVARISRGRTIKQMVAGSIFFGSMGCFLFFMVLGNYGLSLQLSGTLDVVGILNTQGPNEAIFSILEELPLSSLVIAAFTILCLIFTATTFDSISYILASVVQSDVGEEPYRWNRLFWAFALSLMPSILMFMGGLSTLQTAAIVGGLPLLVITILLMMSAIRAASLDLAHQKDYVDPVINIEDLPDIDPWSDEGIALARFENLKDIAVEAAEAEREANEKVYKLRKAIRYQALNASMNSSAVDRRKTESLNNELKILLDAAAEAREKKIATSEEAQNARIIFDQLIRDREQ, encoded by the coding sequence ATGAAACTGCCTTTTGAACGCATAGACAAGCCGACATTCTTCGGAGCCCTAGCCCTACTTTTAAGTGTTGTTTTCCCTCTTTTATTTTATCCTGCGGAAGGTGCAAAATGGGTTGAAATTGCGAAAAGCTTTATGACTGACAAGCTCGGCATACTATACCTGGCTATAGGCATGTCCTCCTTTTTTTTCATGGTTTACATCGTCTTTTCCGATATAGGCCAGATCAAGCTGGGGGATCAGGATGAAGAGCCGGAGTTTAAGACAGGGTCATGGGCGGCCATGCTGTTTTGCGGCGGGATCGGCGCCAGTATATTGTACTGGGCAACTATTGAATGGGCCTATTATATACAAAACCCACCCTTTCAACTGGAACCGGGAAGTACTGAGGCCGTTAGATGGGCTGCGACTTACGGCATATTTCACTGGGGCCCGATTGCATGGAGTATTTATCTTGTTCCTGCCATACCCATCGCCTACTTTTACTATGTGAGAAAGCAGCCCGCCCTCAAAGTTTCCAGCGCATTGATGCCGGTACTAGGGGAAGCCAGAAGTAAAGGATGGATAGGCAAGGCCATCGATATACTTTTCGTTTTCGGACTTCTCGGCGGCGGAGCTACTACTCTAGGTCTTGCGGCCCCTTTAATAGGAGAAGGACTGCACAACTTATTCGGCCTGCCCAAAACTATGCCTATCCAACTGGGCATACTGCTGGCATGCACCGCCCTGTTCGCTTACTCGGCATACTCAGGCATGGAAAAGGGAATTAAGGTTCTAAGTAATATAAACTTCTGGGGTGCCCTCGGATTATTGGCCTTCATTCTTGTCTGCGGACCGACAGTTTTTATGCTCGAAACTGGATTGGATTCCTTGGGACGTATGCTAAATAATTTTTTTATTATGGGAACCTGGACTGAGCCTTTTGGTGGATTGGGCAATTTTAGTGATACCCATTTTCCACAGCATTGGACTATCTTTTATTGGGCATGGTGGCTTGTTTTCGCACCGAGCATGGGCCTTTTCGTTGCCCGAATCTCAAGAGGAAGAACAATCAAGCAAATGGTCGCCGGCTCGATATTCTTCGGGTCCATGGGATGCTTTCTCTTCTTCATGGTTCTGGGTAATTACGGCCTTTCTCTTCAGCTTTCAGGGACTCTGGATGTAGTCGGTATATTAAATACCCAAGGCCCTAATGAGGCGATTTTCAGCATTCTTGAAGAATTACCACTTAGTTCCCTGGTTATTGCCGCATTCACGATTTTATGTCTTATATTCACTGCCACGACGTTTGACTCCATTTCATACATTCTGGCCTCGGTTGTACAATCGGATGTGGGGGAGGAGCCATATCGCTGGAACAGATTATTCTGGGCTTTTGCCCTTTCCCTGATGCCGTCCATTCTGATGTTCATGGGCGGTCTCTCCACACTTCAAACAGCGGCGATCGTAGGCGGTCTGCCGCTGCTTGTAATCACTATACTGCTGATGATGTCAGCAATCAGAGCAGCCTCATTGGATCTGGCACATCAAAAGGACTACGTGGACCCGGTCATTAACATTGAAGACTTGCCCGATATTGATCCATGGTCAGATGAAGGCATAGCTTTAGCCCGTTTCGAGAATCTCAAGGATATTGCAGTGGAAGCAGCTGAGGCCGAACGTGAAGCTAACGAAAAAGTCTATAAACTAAGAAAGGCTATTCGCTATCAGGCGCTGAACGCATCAATGAACAGTTCTGCGGTAGACCGAAGAAAGACAGAAAGCCTGAATAATGAACTAAAGATTCTTTTAGATGCCGCTGCAGAAGCGCGGGAAAAGAAAATAGCAACCTCTGAAGAAGCTCAGAATGCCAGAATTATTTTCGATCAACTTATACGTGATAGAGAGCAGTAA
- a CDS encoding transporter substrate-binding domain-containing protein has protein sequence MLAVSSRAGRYYLVSLNYEPYSYSRNGTYTGYDVEILKECFRRMGDDLEIDLVPWKRALSMGMTGNSDGVFGIFKLPERAEKMFFSDPVRAEEISFFVRDDSTLVFDGDLNQLKNSTFGTVSGYSYGDEVDSFLKNAIPKSHVEVGVSPEMNLVKLIKGRFDIYIGDTLSTLSSIHKMGLEGLIRRLKPSINTSDVHVAFSRKLKLGRVRDRFNDALESMRLDGTLERIKMKYFHEQSKDKKVNAVE, from the coding sequence ATGTTAGCAGTATCTTCGCGAGCCGGCAGGTATTACCTTGTCTCGCTGAATTACGAACCTTATTCCTATTCCCGGAACGGAACCTACACGGGATATGATGTTGAAATTTTAAAAGAATGCTTCCGGCGCATGGGAGATGATCTGGAAATTGATCTCGTTCCGTGGAAGCGCGCTTTGAGTATGGGAATGACCGGAAATTCCGATGGGGTTTTTGGGATATTTAAGCTTCCTGAGCGAGCTGAAAAAATGTTTTTCAGTGATCCGGTACGGGCTGAAGAAATTTCTTTTTTTGTACGTGATGATTCAACTCTGGTGTTTGACGGAGATTTAAATCAGCTTAAAAATAGTACTTTCGGGACCGTAAGCGGCTACAGCTACGGCGATGAAGTTGATTCTTTTCTTAAGAATGCAATTCCGAAGTCTCATGTGGAGGTGGGTGTTTCCCCGGAAATGAATTTAGTGAAGCTTATTAAGGGCCGATTTGATATTTATATTGGTGACACTCTTTCAACTCTAAGCAGTATTCATAAAATGGGGCTTGAGGGATTAATCCGCAGACTTAAACCTTCGATCAATACCAGTGATGTTCATGTTGCTTTTTCCCGTAAGCTTAAACTGGGACGGGTGCGTGACAGGTTTAATGATGCTCTTGAATCAATGCGTTTGGATGGAACTCTTGAGCGGATTAAGATGAAGTATTTTCATGAACAGTCGAAGGATAAAAAAGTAAATGCAGTGGAATAA